In one Diabrotica virgifera virgifera chromosome 7, PGI_DIABVI_V3a genomic region, the following are encoded:
- the LOC114338211 gene encoding leucine-rich repeat-containing protein 15-like, protein MVLELFFLVLVALFDAHVQSEITVNVYTNNFQSKEAIIPSIESLKSVIPNKTYRVEISNQTIARLPSGVLEGATISELKLKHDQLKDIEPGALQGAHINAILLDHNEIETVKKGVFNNRSIWKLHLSNNQISTIEDDAFDTLDVSFLQLNNNNLENIRAGIFHNTKVSTLDLSNNKIQKIEVNALTQITSLFNVQLSNNLIKDLGGIFSKLFTVTNLNLGNNKIEVIEPNSFAGSRLFTLHLQDNNIKELKTNSFNGLSLNFLNLSNNHISSIDSDAFADQPQISSIILSHNNIGNLESKFLKGINSQHASLFLDNNNIVNVEPGAFDDIVIGVLKLQENKIELIKRGVFNKKNFYSINLAKHKISKIEDRAFKDLVVDSLTLSKNLLSTLKKDAFLGAKISNVKLDNNQISNIENSTFHHINSLKRLDLSNNRIGDITNLFSYLDQLNDLNLDNNLIKVLNPNDFAGSEITTLSINNNQLVQIGKGVFNDLLFMSISLIDNLISKIEEGSFDDTDELLNLRLGSNKIGDFTPASLGTLNNEELELSLDDNGISNIAPNSFSQVTALSLKLQNNSLTAIKRDGFKSAEIGFISLSKNQISSVEENAFEDVKGLNLIDLSFNKLHVPVSSNSKHINLFVTPGADLSKYRSETLDNLAQASRGNRVEF, encoded by the coding sequence ATGGTGTTAGAACTGTTCTTTTTGGTGTTAGTGGCATTATTTGATGCCCATGTGCAAAGTGAGATTACGGTAAATGTTTATACTAATAATTTTCAATCAAAAGAAGCGATTATCCCATCAATCGAGAGCTTAAAAAGTGTTATTCCAAATAAAACTTACAGGGTGGAAATTTCAAACCAGACTATTGCTAGATTACCTAGCGGAGTGTTAGAAGGTGCGACTATTAGCGAACTAAAACTCAAGCATGACCAACTAAAAGACATTGAGCCCGGTGCTCTGCAGGGAGCACACATCAACGCAATTTTGTTAGATCACAACGAAATTGAAACCGTCAAAAAAGGCGTCTTCAACAATAGGTCAATATGGAAGCTTCATTTATCCAACAACCAGATTTCCACCATCGAGGATGATGCTTTCGACACTTTGGATGTGAGTTTTCTACAACTAAACAACAATAATCTTGAAAACATTAGGGCAGGTATATTTCATAATACTAAAGTTTCAACCTTAGATTTGAGCAataacaaaattcaaaaaattgaaGTGAATGCTTTAACTCAGATAACAAGTCTATTCAACGTTCAACTAAGTAACAACCTTATTAAAGATCTTGGAGGAATTTTCTCTAAGTTGTTTACTGTAACTAACCTTAACTTGGGCAACAATAAAATTGAAGTTATTGAACCGAATAGTTTTGCTGGTTCCAGGCTATTCACATTACATCTTCAAGATAACAACATAAAAGAACTAAAAACAAACTCTTTTAATGGCCTAAGTTTGAACTTTTTGAATCTTAGTAACAATCACATTTCGTCAATCGACAGTGACGCTTTCGCAGATCAGCCCCAAATTTCTTCGATTATTCTCTCACACAACAATATTGGAAATTTGGAATCAAAATTTCTTAAGGGCATAAATTCACAACATGCATCTTTGTTTTTAGATAACAACAACATCGTTAATGTAGAGCCTGGAGCATTTGACGATATTGTCATTGGAGTATTGAAGttacaagaaaataaaattgaATTAATTAAGAGAGGAGTTTTTAACAAAAAGAATTTCTACTCCATCAATTTGGCAAAACACAAAATTTCTAAAATTGAAGACAGAGCATTCAAAGACTTGGTTGTAGACAGTCTTACGCTTTCAAAAAATCTACTTAGTACTCTCAAAAAAGATGCATTCCTTGGAGCTAAGATCAGTAATGTTAAATTAGATAATAATCAAATAAGTAACATTGAAAATTCTACTTTCCATCACATTAACAGTTTGAAACGTCTAGACCTCAGTAATAACCGAATTGGAGATATTACAAACCTGTTTAGCTATTTAGATCAATTGAATGATCTTAACTTGGACAACAACTTAATTAAAGTACTTAACCCAAACGACTTTGCAGGCTCCGAAATAACTACTCTTTCTATTAATAACAATCAGTTGGTTCAAATCGGCAAGGGAGTTTTCAATGATCTTCTATTTATGTCTATCTCTCTTATTGATAACTTGATTTCTAAAATCGAAGAAGGTAGTTTTGATGATACAGACGAACTTCTTAACTTGAGACTTGGAAGCAACAAAATTGGCGATTTTACTCCTGCTTCGTTGGGAACACTAAACAACGAAGAATTAGAATTAAGCCTTGACGATAATGGGATTTCCAATATTGCACCCAACTCATTCAGCCAAGTAACAGCACTTTCATTAAAACTTCAAAACAACTCCTTAACGGCCATTAAAAGAGATGGATTTAAAAGTGCAGAAATCGGTTTCATTAGTTTGTCCAAAAACCAGATTTCTAGCGTAGAAGAAAATGCTTTTGAAGATGTTAAGGGACTGAATTTAATTGATTTAAGCTTTAACAAACTACATGTGCCAGTTAGTTCCAACTCAAAGCATATCAATTTATTTGTCACACCCGGAGCTGACTTAAGTAAATACAGAAGTGAAACTTTAGACAATCTGGCTCAGGCATCACGTGGAAATCGGGTCGAGTTTTAA